One window of the Desulfovibrio litoralis DSM 11393 genome contains the following:
- the alr gene encoding alanine racemase, which translates to MQHIDFNHQSSQTTKNSLVALKNNFIFLEQEAKKFNKNFNHGFFQNSVLPIIKANAYGHGLETIGRSLFQHNVRCFGVGTSLEAVKLKSTLAQNSEFDEQLKIISLLGVKGKDEAYLCVKHKILPLIGTKEELELLLSCLNQESGLKTPFPVALKFNTGMSRLGFNFDDANALREYLKQNTCLKPVLLASHLACADEIEQNSLEKTIQQAQIFSEIVNTFHASWQDITASLCNSAGLLNHAQISPHLKIKTPQLFRPGIALYGINPFYGTELEKNATALEPVMQVLAPVLTVRTLKKGDEVSYGGTFVAPSNMRVAVLGIGYADGLLRSVAKFNQLNHQANATDYAHFILHGRKVRLLGRICMQMCVVDISDIPEGQVKIGDQAFILGGEKENMVKAEQLAKWGETIAYELLCSLGGR; encoded by the coding sequence ATGCAACACATTGATTTTAATCATCAATCAAGTCAAACAACAAAAAATTCTTTGGTGGCTTTAAAAAACAATTTTATTTTTTTGGAACAAGAAGCGAAAAAATTTAACAAAAACTTCAATCACGGTTTTTTCCAAAATTCTGTTTTACCAATCATTAAAGCCAACGCTTACGGACACGGACTCGAAACAATCGGAAGGTCTTTGTTTCAACATAACGTTCGCTGTTTTGGTGTTGGAACAAGCTTGGAAGCTGTTAAACTCAAATCAACGTTGGCTCAAAACTCTGAATTTGATGAACAGTTAAAAATAATTAGCCTCTTAGGCGTAAAAGGCAAAGATGAAGCCTATTTATGTGTAAAACACAAGATTCTTCCATTAATAGGAACGAAAGAAGAGCTTGAACTTTTATTGAGTTGTCTTAACCAAGAGAGTGGATTGAAAACGCCTTTTCCTGTTGCCTTAAAGTTTAATACGGGTATGTCTCGTTTGGGTTTTAACTTTGATGATGCCAATGCTTTGCGAGAATATCTCAAACAGAATACTTGTTTGAAACCTGTTTTGCTTGCCTCACATCTTGCTTGTGCGGACGAAATAGAACAAAACTCTTTGGAAAAAACTATTCAACAAGCTCAAATTTTTAGCGAAATAGTCAATACTTTTCATGCCTCTTGGCAAGATATTACTGCTTCGCTTTGTAACTCGGCGGGTTTATTAAATCATGCACAAATCAGCCCTCATCTTAAAATAAAAACCCCACAGCTTTTTCGACCCGGAATTGCATTGTATGGGATTAACCCTTTTTATGGAACAGAACTTGAAAAAAACGCTACGGCTTTAGAACCGGTTATGCAGGTATTAGCCCCGGTTTTAACAGTTAGAACTCTAAAAAAAGGCGATGAAGTCAGCTATGGCGGAACCTTTGTTGCCCCCTCAAATATGCGAGTAGCTGTTTTGGGAATAGGTTATGCCGACGGTTTATTGCGAAGCGTTGCAAAGTTTAATCAACTTAATCACCAAGCAAACGCCACTGATTATGCTCATTTTATTTTACATGGCCGAAAAGTACGCCTACTTGGGCGTATTTGCATGCAAATGTGTGTTGTAGATATAAGCGATATTCCAGAGGGTCAAGTTAAAATAGGCGACCAGGCTTTTATCTTGGGCGGAGAAAAAGAAAATATGGTTAAAGCCGAACAATTGGCAAAATGGGGCGAGACTATAGCTTATGAATTATTGTGTTCTTTGGGTGGGCGTTAA
- a CDS encoding LPS-assembly protein LptD, which yields MPIKSLFKYSPSFSSFFLRFFKQSGLLLLTFLVLPVSLAFAKGRLIKSYTEPKPIVSQTMTTLKMLDDEDGEVVWNLSADKVNSLNEANIYEAEGHVVISRGNDRLEADFARYFMDTKWIYLRGNVAVKMGRDDLKAQEAEFDLANRTGWLKDGTVFMADQHLIFKGEQVQKHTGDVYSFYNARLTACEGDVPAWSLSAEEAVVEVDGYARLWDASFNIKDTSIVKTPVMILPAKKTRQSGFLMPHLSYSTRNGATYSQPYFWAIDDSHDVTVNTSFMLERGVMGGFDYRAAPSTHDNVWFAADFLQDAKNVTSPASTLYRGDNLMRTNYDRWWIRGMGDFLLEDPRWRLKTDLDLVSDQEYLQEFKRGRQGFDRNQNDAFGMFSRDLAEKDDKRVSGAMIERDWERFGFNAGLTYTQNQYLGNGNMARSQDTTVQELPEMNAFLYRGEVIDGFPLLEAEAHGQISYFTRTKGPKGSRALLHPRVIVPLTSEYGSIIGSFGIQQANYGTEGNDYSWIEGIDGTLTKGDKATRYNRTIPEFDIASSTEFMRVFSLDYTPLELNEKNAGESVWTGLRHSVQPRVGYKNVANENQNRLPYYDDYDRLEPRNDIYYSVTNVLTRKRERVSVKTDKKGELIPELETDYLDVLRFRVEQSYDIREADRDYDKEYPRRPFSDLLTDLTVSPTEYFSVYSKLWWSTEDGKLTRSDQGVRISYADWGSLSSGYFYRSDLDEYKRQRPDEVNYIYASGDLNVGGPWWLGFSYARDIEGSADIEKAVAIGYRHQCFFISSEFAIEPDEKSFGLFIELAGLGE from the coding sequence ATGCCAATAAAATCTCTTTTTAAATATAGTCCGTCTTTCTCTTCTTTTTTTCTGCGTTTTTTTAAACAAAGCGGTTTACTGCTTTTAACTTTTTTGGTTTTGCCTGTTTCTCTTGCTTTTGCCAAGGGGCGTTTAATCAAATCTTATACGGAACCAAAACCGATAGTTTCTCAAACCATGACAACTTTAAAAATGTTGGACGATGAAGACGGAGAAGTCGTTTGGAACTTGAGTGCTGATAAAGTTAATAGCTTAAATGAAGCCAATATCTACGAAGCCGAAGGGCATGTCGTCATTTCTCGAGGCAACGACCGCCTTGAAGCTGATTTTGCACGCTATTTTATGGATACAAAATGGATTTATTTGCGTGGAAATGTTGCCGTTAAAATGGGGCGAGACGACCTTAAGGCTCAAGAAGCCGAGTTTGATCTGGCAAACCGCACGGGTTGGCTAAAAGACGGTACTGTTTTTATGGCAGACCAACACCTTATTTTTAAAGGCGAACAGGTTCAAAAACATACAGGCGACGTTTACAGTTTTTACAACGCTCGCTTAACGGCTTGCGAGGGCGACGTTCCGGCTTGGTCTTTGAGTGCCGAAGAGGCGGTTGTTGAAGTTGACGGTTACGCAAGACTTTGGGACGCAAGTTTTAATATAAAAGATACTTCGATTGTTAAAACCCCGGTTATGATTTTACCTGCCAAAAAAACAAGACAATCTGGTTTTTTGATGCCTCATTTAAGCTATAGTACACGTAACGGAGCAACCTATAGCCAGCCATATTTCTGGGCTATTGACGACAGTCATGATGTAACCGTAAATACAAGCTTTATGCTTGAACGTGGAGTAATGGGCGGTTTTGACTACCGTGCCGCTCCCAGCACTCATGATAACGTCTGGTTTGCCGCAGACTTTTTACAAGATGCAAAAAATGTTACCAGTCCTGCCTCGACCCTTTATAGGGGTGATAATTTAATGCGTACAAATTATGACCGTTGGTGGATCAGGGGTATGGGCGACTTTCTTTTGGAAGACCCACGCTGGAGACTTAAAACTGATTTAGATTTAGTTTCTGATCAAGAATATCTGCAAGAATTTAAACGTGGTCGTCAGGGTTTTGACCGCAACCAAAATGACGCATTCGGCATGTTTAGCCGAGACTTAGCGGAAAAAGACGATAAAAGAGTTAGCGGTGCTATGATTGAAAGAGACTGGGAGCGTTTTGGCTTTAATGCCGGTCTTACTTATACCCAAAACCAATATTTGGGAAATGGGAATATGGCTCGTAGCCAAGATACAACTGTCCAAGAGTTACCCGAAATGAATGCCTTTTTATACCGTGGCGAAGTTATAGACGGCTTTCCTTTGCTTGAAGCTGAAGCACACGGTCAAATATCTTATTTTACCAGAACCAAAGGACCAAAGGGAAGCCGGGCATTATTACACCCGCGTGTAATTGTTCCGCTCACCTCGGAATATGGTTCCATTATCGGTTCTTTTGGAATTCAACAGGCAAACTATGGAACGGAAGGTAACGATTATTCATGGATCGAAGGCATTGACGGAACTTTAACCAAAGGGGATAAAGCCACTCGCTATAACCGCACAATTCCCGAATTTGATATTGCCTCAAGCACAGAGTTTATGCGTGTTTTCTCTCTTGACTATACCCCCTTGGAACTAAACGAAAAGAACGCCGGCGAAAGCGTTTGGACAGGGCTTAGACACTCCGTTCAACCCAGAGTCGGCTATAAAAACGTTGCCAACGAAAATCAAAACCGCCTGCCTTATTATGATGATTACGACAGGCTTGAACCAAGAAACGATATTTATTATTCCGTTACCAACGTCTTAACTCGCAAACGTGAACGTGTTTCCGTTAAAACCGACAAAAAAGGCGAATTAATACCTGAGTTGGAAACAGATTATCTTGATGTGCTTCGCTTTAGAGTTGAACAATCTTACGACATCAGAGAAGCAGACAGAGATTATGACAAAGAATATCCACGCCGTCCGTTTTCTGATTTACTAACCGATTTAACAGTAAGCCCGACGGAATATTTTTCGGTCTACAGTAAGCTTTGGTGGTCTACCGAAGACGGTAAATTAACTCGTTCAGATCAAGGCGTTAGAATCAGCTATGCCGATTGGGGAAGTTTAAGTAGTGGTTATTTTTATCGTTCTGACCTTGATGAATATAAAAGACAAAGACCAGATGAAGTAAATTATATTTATGCAAGCGGCGACTTAAACGTTGGTGGTCCTTGGTGGCTTGGCTTTAGCTACGCCAGAGATATCGAAGGAAGCGCCGATATAGAAAAAGCCGTTGCCATTGGCTATCGCCATCAATGCTTTTTCATTAGCTCTGAATTTGCTATCGAACCTGATGAAAAAAGCTTTGGATTGTTTATTGAATTGGCAGGGCTTGGAGAATAG
- a CDS encoding 3-deoxy-D-manno-octulosonic acid transferase, whose product MYLKFLHISDWFVRTFGFLFRKHARLAKDFDERLVASETWGEELKNSTHRVWIQAASLGESLLTQELVLALVQKIKQDSKDNTAQKLGLLLTSGTQEGKNELLKIKGLVNNNELNICVKLFPLFTQAYMRLALEKTRPSLVVLLETEIWPGLLLACVEHKVPLIILNARMSEKSFKRYSLMQKLWNHFDDNNVPQEVLAISELDAKRYASLFKHAAVKEMPNIKFSRATRPLNPERIETLRLLFSADLSCPILLFASVRAEEEEQLLLVIQQVKKQMPELVVVIVPKHLERAAGWEDKIKELNPEFNLRLRSTVNKDAPITCNEIIIWNTTGELVALYNLAHSVFVGGTLLSELGGQNFIEPLIYGIRPFIGPYWKNFEWVGDAPFKLGLVRVVPNIKELAQALIDDLKTKQDREASKAKAYEWLETEQGGAEQAAEAILKYLKIGYD is encoded by the coding sequence GTGTACTTAAAATTTTTACACATAAGCGATTGGTTTGTGCGAACCTTTGGTTTTTTGTTTAGAAAACATGCACGTTTGGCAAAAGACTTTGACGAAAGGCTGGTTGCTTCCGAAACTTGGGGCGAAGAATTAAAGAACAGCACCCACAGAGTTTGGATTCAAGCCGCTTCTCTCGGTGAATCTCTTTTAACCCAAGAGCTTGTCCTTGCTTTAGTTCAAAAAATAAAACAAGACTCTAAAGACAATACAGCACAAAAACTTGGTTTATTACTAACTTCGGGAACTCAAGAAGGCAAAAACGAGTTATTAAAAATCAAAGGTTTGGTTAATAATAACGAGCTAAATATTTGCGTTAAACTTTTCCCTTTATTCACACAAGCCTATATGCGTCTTGCTTTGGAAAAAACCCGCCCTTCTTTAGTTGTTTTATTGGAAACAGAGATTTGGCCGGGCTTGTTGCTTGCTTGTGTTGAACATAAAGTTCCGTTAATTATTTTAAATGCCCGCATGAGCGAAAAAAGTTTTAAACGCTATAGTTTAATGCAAAAACTTTGGAATCATTTTGACGATAATAATGTTCCCCAAGAAGTGCTTGCAATTTCAGAGCTTGACGCAAAACGTTATGCCTCTTTGTTTAAACACGCCGCCGTTAAAGAAATGCCGAATATTAAATTTAGCCGTGCAACCAGACCGCTTAACCCTGAACGTATTGAAACTTTGCGTTTACTGTTTTCAGCCGATTTGTCTTGTCCCATACTGTTGTTTGCTTCGGTAAGAGCAGAGGAAGAAGAACAACTATTGCTTGTTATTCAACAAGTAAAAAAACAAATGCCCGAACTTGTGGTTGTTATTGTTCCAAAACATTTGGAGCGTGCTGCTGGTTGGGAAGACAAAATAAAAGAACTTAACCCTGAGTTTAATCTTCGCTTGCGTAGCACAGTCAACAAAGATGCACCGATTACTTGTAATGAAATTATAATTTGGAATACAACGGGTGAGTTGGTCGCTCTTTATAATTTAGCTCATAGCGTTTTTGTCGGCGGAACTTTATTATCTGAACTTGGCGGACAAAATTTTATTGAGCCTCTGATTTATGGAATCAGACCCTTTATAGGTCCATATTGGAAAAATTTTGAATGGGTGGGTGATGCCCCATTTAAACTAGGTTTAGTACGAGTTGTTCCGAATATTAAAGAGCTGGCTCAAGCTCTGATTGACGATTTAAAAACCAAACAAGACAGAGAAGCAAGCAAAGCCAAAGCCTACGAATGGCTCGAAACAGAACAAGGCGGAGCGGAACAAGCCGCAGAAGCTATTTTAAAATATTTAAAAATTGGTTATGATTAA